In the Diachasmimorpha longicaudata isolate KC_UGA_2023 chromosome 1, iyDiaLong2, whole genome shotgun sequence genome, one interval contains:
- the LOC135163442 gene encoding U6 snRNA-associated Sm-like protein LSm8 — protein MASGLESYVNHTVSIITSDGRNFIGTLKGFDQTINLILDESHERVYSLTQGVEQVVLGLHIIRGDNVAIVGELDEEIDSRLDLGSIRAEPLTSVAH, from the exons ATGGCATCAGGACTGGAAAGCTATGTCAATC atACTGTGTCAATTATCACATCAGACGGACGAAACTTCATC GGAACTCTCAAAGGGTTTGATCAGACGATTAATCTAATTCTCGACGAATCTCACGAACGAGTCTATAGTTTAACACAAGGAGTTGAACAAGTTGTTTTGGGTTTGCACATCATTAGAGGAGATAATGT AGCAATTGTTGGAGAATTGGACGAGGAAATCGATTCGCGTCTGGACCTTGGATCAATCAGAGCTGAACCCCTCACATCAGTGGCCCACTGA
- the LOC135163309 gene encoding uncharacterized protein LOC135163309, with protein MDKGGNEISRDSWESFTMYDDTGAVSDSDEMDDDSSEVTSNSSSFHQEYSRESNSDDEDNVSVSTDSSAEQLGEILEENNNDPNNNMEGGEEDQAEDIRPIVERPVSPQPGCSKDFNCNENPVRRNADIHKAAIRLKTFLNNISYYHIVSALREKPNLEHEIIRLLTKSNNEPSLKRSHSDDDICNIETKRLTVHVPSVRPRHNEMEHVFRSPTPEVVLDGEPEVNNRAQELTPPRVEGHGSVNYYRNSAPIRIDSSDDDDTVMPGLSSRIPASWMLPVKRTSYTNGPGPSSVPSPSQTKDSRSTDHSMSWKSVRPSYECTRVAGRALRGARLLSDLNPAPATIVREEQATVKTAPKSMAPKPINMKRSIVRGIPGPAGSSQTRVGVDHSPIIAGQALANDAPMKIKILRNGNNSHVIPARRYPLSIPQDATMNLNRQGSGALQYRSSFHIPQPAGEPVPGPSITLDRQAQLRRELQEADREIRDRINYCMRQEAEKQRAQCDGVLPQAPPVKPRSTDNYSRRLPMTYEEETAEAVSSLIPLIHVDGALDSFPSPKQNDVYCLEIYTKLRAMFPNIKKGYIKRITPIDWTPNIPHDVQFGQIVERLLANEDSWELDTAMDEPQELQGTAREARTVDDTYEHLLEIFPDADPTFLRDTAEDTHNDHQALEAFIEKSLKSPTYPTREQYLSKMRITEEQLLYTSNFTVPAFLEKFPDPFKHFIDASRKCKHNTVGFEFLKSQFNRIKVVTVSKVYSDAQWNLSIAAARLKKIGVDMSSSRKSYEIPTEDINMLQEMAFILHQNEIKKYIDDRKQVEEAEFKKLKNANRLVECQCCFDNECMPSKCSSCDQGHIFCNACIIKGTDTRLGDGDTHVPCFQDCGSEFSLATLQKILKPTKFSILVKKRQAAEVAAAGLEGLVSCPFCPFASIPPEGYKVFKCLNPECMKESCIQCKEPNHVPLKCSEVGKADKARKYIEEKMTEALARKCYNCKKAYFKEEGCNKITCHCGAIMCYLCDKKITDYNHFRGQGCDDMTKCPLYSDNAVLNAETVRRVANEARIELLRQDPSLNIETDHLLPTVPPPSAGPHQQILQAPHFIPQRAHRLHIVHAHHRRLPAHLQPHFHNHP; from the exons ATGGACAAGGGTGGCAACGAAATTTCCAGGGATTCATGGGAGTCATTCACCATGTACGACGATACAGGCGCAGTATCAGATAGTGATGAAATGGACGATGATTCTTCTGAGGTAACTAGTAATTCTTCCTCGTTTCATCAAGAGTACAGTCGCGAGTCAAATTCAGATGACGAAGATAACGTCAGTGTTTCAACGGACAGCAGTGCAGAACAATTGGGAGAAATATtggaagaaaataataatgatcccAACAATAACATGGAAGGTGGGGAGGAGGATCAAGCAGAGGATATCAGGCCAATCGTAGAACGACCAGTAAGTCCACAGCCAGGATGTAGTAAGGACTTTAATTGCAATGAGAATCCTGTTAGAAGAAATGCTGATATACACAAAGCGGCCATTAGActtaaaacatttttgaacAATATCTCTTACTACCACATTGTCAGCGCCTTGCGAGAAAAGCCCAATCTTGAACACGAAATTATTCGATTGCTCACTAAATCAAACAACGAACCATCATTAAAACGAAGCCACAGTGATGATGACATTTGTAATATTGAAACAAAGAGATTGACTGTTCATGTACCATCTGTACGCCCTAGACACAACGAGATGGAACACGTGTTCCGAAGCCCAACGCCGGAAGTCGTCCTCGATGGTGAACCGGAAGTAAATAATCGAGCCCAAGAGCTAACACCTCCAAGAGTTGAAGGTCACGGGAGTGTGAATTATTATAGAAATTCAGCACCTATTAGGATCGACTCaagtgatgatgatgatacgGTTATGCCCGGATTATCGAGTAGAATCCCTGCATCGTGGATGCTTCCCGTGAAACGAACGTCATACACGAATGGTCCTGGTCCATCATCTGTCCCTAGTCCTAGCCAAACCAAAGATTCGAGGTCAACTGATCATTCAATG TCGTGGAAATCGGTGAGACCATCATATGAGTGTACTAGGGTTGCTGGCAGAGCATTACGAGGCGCTCGGCTTCTTTCAGACCTTAACCCAGCACCAGCTACAATAGTCCGAGAAGAGCAGGCAACTGTG AAGACAGCCCCAAAATCGATGGCACCTAAGCCGATTAATATGAAGAGAAGTATAGTTCGAGGAATACCCGGTCCTGCAGGATCTTCTCAA ACACGAGTAGGCGTCGATCATAGTCCTATAATAGCGGGTCAGGCACTGGCTAATGACGCCCCTATGAAAATTAAGATTCTAAGAAATGGCAATAACAGCCACGTCATTCCAGCCCGTAGATATCCACTAAGCATACCACAAGATGCTACAATGAATCTAAACAGGCAAGGATCTGGTGCACTGCAATATCGCTCATCTTTTCATATTCCACAGCCCGCCGGTGAGCCTGTACCGGGGCCTTCAATAACACTCGACCGACAAGCTCAATTGCGGCGTGAGCTCCAAGAAGCAGATCGTGAAATAAGAgacagaattaattattgtatgCGTCAAGAGGCGGAAAAGCAACGAGCTCAGTGCGATGGTGTTCTCCCACAGGCTCCACCAGTAAAGCCTCGTTCTACGGACAATTATTCAAGGCGATTACCAATGACTTATGAGGAAGAAACGGCAGAAGCTGTCTCTTCGCTAATTCCCCTGATCCATGTTGATGGAGCTCTGGATTCATTTCCCTCTCCCAAACAAAATGACGTGTATTGTCTCGAAATTTACACCAAATTACGTGCGATGTTcccaaacataaaaaaaggaTATATTAAACGAATTACACCAATTGATTGGACACCAAATATCCCTCATGATGTACAATTTGGCCAAATCGTTGAACGTTTACTGGCTAATGAAGATTCATGGGAGTTGGATACGGCCATGGATGAACCCCAAGAATTACAAGGAACTGCGAGAGAGGCACGAACTGTCGATGACACGTATGAGCatttattggaaatatttccaGACGCTGATCCGACATTTTTACGTGATACAGCGGAAGATACACACAATGATCATCAGGCTCTAGAAGCATTTATTGAGAAAAGTCTGAAATCACCTACTTATCCTACCAGAGAACAGTATCTGTCAAAAATGAGAATTACTGAAGAACAACTTCTTTATACAAGTAACTTCACTGTTCCtgcatttttagaaaaatttcccgatcCATTTAAACATTTTATAGATGCAAGTCGAAAGTGTAAACACAATACGGtgggatttgaatttttaaaaagtcaaTTCAACCGCATCAAAGTTGTTACTGTCTCGAAAGTGTATAGTGACGCTCAGTGGAATCTGAGCATTGCAGCGGCTCGACTCAAGAAAATTGGTGTTGATATGAGCAGTAGTCGCAAATCATATGAAATTCCAACCGAGGACATCAACATGCTTCAGGAAATGGCCTTTATTCTCCATCAAAAcgagattaaaaaatacattgaTGATAGAAAACAGGTAGAAGAAGCTGAATTCAAAAAGTTGAAGAATGCTAATCGGCTTGTGGAATGCCAGTGTTGTTTTGATAATGAATGCATGCCATCCAAGTGCTCATCATGTGATCAAGGCCATATTTTTTGTAACGCTTGTATCATTAAAGGTACTGATACAAGGCTGGGTGACGGTGACACTCATGTGCCATGTTTTCAAGACTGTGGATCTGAATTTAGTCTTGCGACGctgcaaaaaattttaaagccAACCAAGTTCAGTATTCTTGTAAAGAAACGTCAAGCTGCGGAGGTAGCTGCTGCTGGGTTGGAAGGATTAGTCTCCTGTCCATTTTGTCCTTTTGCTTCGATCCCACCCGAGGGTTATAAAGTATTCAAGTGTCTAAATCCCGAATGTATGAAAGAGTCATGCATTCAGTGCAAAGAGCCAAATCATGTTCCTTTAAAATGTAGTGAAGTTGGTAAAGCTGATAAAGCACGTAAAtacattgaagaaaaaatgacaGAAGCCCTTGCACGCAAGTGCTACAATTGCAAAAAGGCATATTTTAAAGAGGAAGGTTGTAACAAAATTACGTGCCACTGTGGGGCCATTATGTGCTATCTCTGCGACAAGAAGATTACAGATTACAACCATTTCCGTGGACAAGGATGTGATGATATGACTAAATGTCCACTGTACAGTGATAATGCTGTGTTGAATGCTGAAACTGTTCGTAGAGTCGCCAATGAAGCCAGGATTGAATTACTGAGGCAGGATCCATCCCTCAACATTGAAACTGATCATCTGTTACCAACTGTACCTCCACCGTCGGCTGGTCCACATCAGCAGATTCTCCAAGCTCCTCATTTT ATACCTCAACGTGCACATCGTCTGCATATAGTGCACGCTCACCACCGACGTCTTCCAGCTCATCTTCAGCCCCATTTTCATAATCATCCATGA